One part of the Sporosarcina ureae genome encodes these proteins:
- a CDS encoding ribonuclease J, giving the protein MTKIQNELIRVIPLGGVGEVGKSMYVVEIDDELFIMDSGLMFPETEMLGIDFVIPDMTYLEENKDRVKGIFLTHGHEDAIGSIAYLLQKVQAPVYGTKLTLALAKEHLKKMPAPSNVRFFEVTSKSRMNFKRTHVTFFYTTHSIPDSLGIVFHTSEGAIVNTGEFKFDQAAKGKYRPDFAKMATLGEEGVFILMSDSTEAERPGYTTSESVIVKRLSKTFHEAQGRILVALYASNFIRIQQVLDQAAAKKKKVAVVGKSLESYFEVGLKLGYLQVEEDVVIPVKDMEKYDDQDIVIIVTGNQGEPLDALEKIVRKHHREINIKSSDTVLITFTPSPVMETSMYKMMNELAKAGATVLTSTRNVHVSGHGSAEDLKMMLNLMQPKYFIPIQGEYRMLIAHSKLAQEVGLPKNRIFIADKGDIVEFKNEKLRMAGRVQAGNVLIDGIGVGDVGNIVLRDRKLLSQDGIFTVVVTLNRKQKRIAAGPEVVSRGFVYVRESEELFEEATKLITKIVEKYVNKETFEWTNIKQEIRETLSSYLYQQTKRRPMIIPIIMEY; this is encoded by the coding sequence GTGACGAAAATACAAAATGAATTAATTAGAGTGATTCCACTAGGTGGAGTAGGAGAAGTCGGGAAGTCCATGTACGTCGTTGAAATTGACGATGAACTATTTATTATGGATTCCGGATTAATGTTCCCTGAAACGGAAATGCTAGGTATTGACTTCGTAATACCTGATATGACATATCTGGAAGAAAATAAAGATCGGGTCAAAGGAATCTTCCTAACGCACGGTCATGAAGATGCAATTGGATCAATTGCATACTTATTACAAAAAGTACAAGCACCTGTCTACGGTACAAAGTTGACATTAGCGTTAGCGAAAGAACATTTAAAGAAAATGCCAGCACCATCTAATGTTAGATTTTTTGAAGTGACAAGCAAAAGCCGCATGAACTTCAAGCGCACGCATGTGACATTCTTTTACACAACTCACAGCATCCCTGATTCTCTAGGGATTGTATTCCACACAAGTGAGGGCGCAATCGTCAATACAGGTGAGTTTAAATTTGACCAAGCAGCAAAAGGCAAATATCGCCCTGATTTTGCGAAAATGGCTACACTTGGTGAAGAAGGCGTCTTTATCTTGATGTCCGATTCCACAGAAGCAGAGCGTCCAGGTTATACGACATCTGAATCTGTGATTGTAAAACGACTTTCTAAAACGTTCCACGAAGCACAAGGTAGAATTTTAGTGGCGTTGTATGCATCTAACTTTATACGGATTCAACAAGTACTAGATCAGGCGGCAGCTAAGAAAAAGAAAGTTGCAGTTGTTGGTAAAAGTTTGGAGAGCTACTTTGAAGTAGGATTGAAATTAGGTTATTTACAAGTAGAAGAAGATGTAGTCATTCCAGTGAAAGACATGGAAAAATACGATGATCAAGATATCGTTATTATTGTAACGGGTAACCAAGGTGAGCCACTTGATGCTTTGGAGAAAATCGTTCGTAAACATCATAGAGAAATCAATATCAAAAGTTCAGATACGGTATTGATCACATTCACACCTTCTCCTGTCATGGAAACTTCCATGTACAAGATGATGAATGAACTAGCTAAAGCTGGAGCGACTGTACTGACGTCCACACGCAATGTACACGTATCCGGTCACGGTTCAGCTGAAGATTTGAAAATGATGCTCAACTTGATGCAACCGAAATACTTTATTCCAATTCAAGGTGAATACCGTATGTTAATTGCACACTCCAAACTTGCTCAAGAAGTGGGTTTACCTAAAAACCGCATCTTCATCGCGGATAAAGGAGACATCGTTGAATTCAAGAACGAAAAGCTTCGTATGGCAGGTAGAGTTCAGGCGGGCAATGTTTTGATTGATGGTATTGGTGTAGGAGATGTAGGAAATATCGTATTGCGCGACCGCAAGCTTTTATCACAAGATGGAATCTTTACAGTCGTTGTAACTTTGAATAGAAAACAAAAACGAATTGCAGCAGGTCCTGAAGTGGTATCTAGGGGCTTTGTGTATGTTCGCGAATCGGAAGAGTTGTTTGAAGAAGCGACGAAATTGATTACGAAGATTGTTGAGAAATATGTGAATAAAGAAACGTTTGAATGGACAAACATTAAACAAGAGATCCGCGAAACATTAAGTTCGTATTTATATCAGCAGACAAAACGTCGTCCGATGATTATTCCAATCATCATGGAATATTAA
- a CDS encoding M16 family metallopeptidase has product MIQKYNCSNGVRIIHEKMPHVQSVAIGIWVHAGSANETKEQEGIAHFIEHMLFKGTDTRSARMIAEQFDQIGGDLNAFTSKEMTCYYTTVLSHHASYALTVLADMFFHSKFKEEEMEKEKSVILDEISSVEDMPDEDVDERLWEAMFPEDPIGRPVGGRIETIKSFTKEMVEQFLVKHYRPENLVISIAGNYDERLIKLIEANFGNYQSKEQAPVLLHEERVPNFTAQQIIKAKDIEQAHVCFGYPSLPSTHDKIYELSLFDSILGGTMSSRLFQEVRENRGLAYSVYTYYAAYENAGSFVIYCGTSPENFEETYRTIDQVIGEVLHDGLTDKELRNAKEQLKGSFVLGLESSESRMYRNGRNELVLGKHQTIEQVVNHIENVEKRSVYRLGQQMLESKRATSIIAPKTNIQQFKKLQN; this is encoded by the coding sequence ATGATACAAAAGTATAATTGTTCAAATGGTGTTCGTATTATTCATGAAAAGATGCCCCATGTACAGTCCGTAGCGATCGGTATTTGGGTACATGCAGGTTCAGCAAATGAAACAAAAGAGCAAGAGGGAATCGCTCACTTTATAGAGCATATGCTATTTAAAGGAACAGATACAAGAAGTGCGCGAATGATTGCCGAACAATTCGATCAAATTGGAGGCGATCTTAACGCGTTTACTTCTAAAGAAATGACTTGCTATTACACTACAGTTTTAAGTCATCATGCCTCATACGCATTGACTGTTCTAGCTGATATGTTTTTTCATTCAAAGTTTAAAGAAGAAGAGATGGAAAAAGAAAAATCCGTCATATTAGATGAAATTTCTTCAGTTGAAGATATGCCTGACGAAGATGTAGATGAAAGATTATGGGAAGCAATGTTTCCGGAAGATCCAATTGGAAGACCGGTAGGGGGACGAATCGAAACCATCAAGTCTTTCACAAAAGAAATGGTTGAACAATTCTTGGTGAAACACTATCGACCTGAAAACTTGGTCATTTCGATTGCGGGAAATTATGATGAACGATTGATTAAATTGATTGAAGCAAACTTTGGAAATTATCAAAGCAAGGAACAAGCTCCTGTTTTATTGCATGAAGAAAGAGTTCCGAATTTCACTGCTCAACAAATTATCAAAGCAAAAGATATTGAACAAGCTCATGTCTGTTTTGGTTATCCGTCCTTACCTTCTACTCATGATAAAATTTATGAGTTAAGTTTATTCGATAGTATACTCGGGGGAACCATGTCTTCTAGATTGTTTCAGGAAGTCCGAGAAAACCGTGGACTGGCGTATTCGGTATACACCTATTATGCTGCATATGAAAACGCTGGTTCCTTTGTGATTTATTGTGGAACTTCTCCTGAGAACTTCGAAGAAACCTATCGTACAATCGATCAAGTTATAGGTGAAGTGCTACATGATGGTTTGACAGATAAAGAGTTAAGAAATGCTAAGGAACAGCTAAAAGGTAGCTTTGTGCTCGGTTTAGAAAGTTCTGAATCACGCATGTATAGAAATGGTCGCAATGAATTAGTGCTTGGTAAGCATCAAACAATTGAACAAGTGGTCAATCATATTGAAAACGTTGAAAAGCGAAGTGTCTATCGACTTGGCCAGCAAATGTTAGAAAGTAAACGCGCCACATCAATTATCGCGCCTAAAACCAATATTCAGCAATTTAAAAAACTACAGAACTAG
- a CDS encoding YlmC/YmxH family sporulation protein has product MRLSELAQKELIQVEEGMRYGFLAETDLLFDRKTGAIIGFEIRKKLGKTLFRQKDQNIIEYIPWHEIVLVGEDRILFGKTHELNKKEVEGYD; this is encoded by the coding sequence ATGCGATTATCAGAGCTGGCACAAAAAGAGCTGATACAAGTAGAAGAAGGTATGAGATATGGCTTTCTAGCAGAAACAGATTTACTTTTTGACCGTAAAACTGGAGCCATTATTGGATTTGAAATCCGCAAAAAGTTAGGAAAAACACTTTTTCGGCAAAAAGATCAGAATATTATCGAATACATTCCGTGGCATGAAATTGTGCTGGTAGGCGAAGATCGAATTTTATTTGGAAAAACGCATGAACTAAACAAAAAGGAGGTAGAAGGCTATGACTAA
- the dapA gene encoding 4-hydroxy-tetrahydrodipicolinate synthase → MIYVQLGNIGTAMVTPFSPDGMIDYAQTATLLEHLIANGTDSVVVSGTTGESPTLTVTEKKELLDFVVKVVNKRIPVIAGTGSNNTAESIELTKAAELSGADGIMLVTPYYNKPDQKGMYAHFSTIAHVTALPILLYNIPSRSIVNLLPETVIALSKIDNIKAIKEASGNLEQMAEIIEGTADDFEVYSGDDGLTLPLLSIGGRGIISVSSHVVGNEMQKMIQAFQNGNTKEAADIHRSLLPVFRALFSTPNPVPVKYALEKIGVATGGVRLPLVEMDASEAAMIDIALENFEKRTRIL, encoded by the coding sequence ATGATCTATGTGCAACTTGGAAATATAGGAACAGCAATGGTCACTCCTTTTTCTCCTGACGGTATGATTGATTACGCTCAAACAGCAACTCTGCTTGAGCATTTGATTGCGAATGGGACAGATTCTGTCGTCGTCAGTGGTACGACGGGTGAGTCACCCACGCTTACTGTCACTGAGAAGAAGGAATTACTGGATTTTGTAGTGAAAGTAGTGAATAAGCGTATACCTGTAATTGCAGGTACAGGGTCAAACAATACAGCTGAATCAATCGAGCTGACGAAGGCTGCTGAGCTATCAGGAGCTGACGGGATCATGCTTGTGACGCCTTACTATAATAAACCTGACCAAAAAGGTATGTATGCACATTTCTCAACGATTGCGCACGTTACGGCATTGCCTATTTTGCTTTATAATATTCCAAGTCGCTCCATCGTCAATTTGCTTCCTGAAACTGTTATAGCATTATCAAAAATCGATAATATCAAAGCGATTAAAGAAGCAAGTGGAAACTTAGAGCAAATGGCGGAAATCATTGAAGGAACCGCTGATGATTTTGAAGTATACAGTGGTGATGATGGATTGACATTACCTTTGCTTTCAATTGGCGGTAGGGGGATTATTTCAGTTTCTTCACATGTTGTAGGCAATGAAATGCAGAAAATGATCCAAGCTTTCCAAAATGGTAACACAAAAGAAGCCGCTGACATTCATCGTTCATTATTACCGGTATTTCGGGCATTGTTCTCAACACCGAATCCAGTACCCGTAAAATATGCGTTGGAAAAGATAGGCGTAGCAACGGGTGGTGTTCGGTTACCACTTGTTGAAATGGACGCAAGTGAAGCGGCAATGATTGACATTGCACTTGAAAATTTTGAAAAAAGAACACGGATTCTGTAA
- the rpsO gene encoding 30S ribosomal protein S15 has protein sequence MAITQERKAELINEFKTHENDTGSADVQIAILTEEINNLNGHLRTHKKDHHSRRGLYKMVGTRRRLLRYLRETNVQRYRDLIASLGLRR, from the coding sequence ATGGCTATTACACAAGAGCGCAAAGCTGAATTGATCAACGAATTCAAGACTCATGAAAATGATACTGGATCGGCTGATGTTCAGATTGCTATCCTTACTGAAGAGATCAACAACTTGAACGGCCACTTACGTACGCACAAGAAAGATCACCACTCACGTCGTGGTTTGTACAAAATGGTTGGTACACGTCGTCGTCTATTGAGATATCTACGTGAAACTAACGTTCAACGTTACCGTGATCTTATTGCATCACTTGGCTTACGCCGTTAA
- a CDS encoding dipicolinate synthase subunit B, which yields MLKGKRIGLGITASHCTYDQLLPMIHSLQKEGAIVVPIITHSVLHAATRFGTGEEWIKRIEEATGEKVVTSIVEAEPFGPSNPLDCMVISPLTGNSMSRFANAATDSPVLMAAKATLRNGKPVVLGISTNDALGLNGMNLMKLLNMKHVFFIPFGQDDCIKKPNSLISDFSLLPTTVASAIKSKQLQPLLIIHNNA from the coding sequence ATGCTCAAAGGAAAACGAATCGGATTAGGAATCACTGCTTCACACTGCACGTATGACCAATTACTTCCAATGATTCATTCTTTACAAAAAGAAGGAGCGATCGTTGTTCCAATCATTACACATTCAGTCCTCCATGCTGCTACACGTTTTGGTACAGGTGAAGAATGGATCAAACGAATAGAAGAGGCGACAGGAGAGAAAGTAGTGACGAGTATCGTTGAAGCAGAACCATTCGGTCCGTCCAATCCACTTGACTGCATGGTTATTTCGCCACTTACAGGTAACTCAATGAGTAGATTCGCCAATGCTGCTACTGATTCACCAGTATTGATGGCAGCAAAAGCGACTTTGCGAAACGGAAAACCGGTAGTACTCGGAATTTCGACTAATGATGCACTAGGTCTCAATGGCATGAATCTTATGAAGTTATTAAATATGAAACATGTCTTTTTTATTCCGTTCGGTCAAGATGACTGTATAAAAAAACCGAACTCTTTAATATCGGACTTCTCATTACTACCTACTACTGTGGCTTCTGCAATAAAAAGCAAACAATTGCAACCCTTACTAATAATTCATAATAATGCATGA
- a CDS encoding NAD-binding protein: MTKWLVVGTDQRLRIANELLVESGIDSVYISTDTFDDQLKKILLETKPDCLLLPLLSMKQSIPVDYLKEGSSVYSGNTSAVWRQELVEKSIRHTNYLEKEQFIWRNAQLTAEAFVHIFYEQTKRQIAGKHFYIAGFGRVGKAIAHTLHQLQATVTVVARSEEQLAEAGVLGYNTLQLNETTMFTNGYLVNTVPAQWLDIKQSGSVPVFDVSSAPGCLKQGDSSEYYTIHLKLPGKHFPKDAAAVLVDAVLRMSIDERGTKCSKENESD; the protein is encoded by the coding sequence ATGACTAAATGGCTTGTAGTAGGCACAGATCAACGGTTGCGGATAGCGAATGAACTATTAGTGGAATCGGGAATTGACAGTGTGTATATTTCAACGGATACCTTTGACGACCAGTTGAAGAAGATTCTGTTAGAAACAAAGCCAGATTGTCTTCTACTTCCGTTGCTGTCGATGAAACAAAGCATACCCGTCGACTATTTGAAAGAAGGCTCTTCTGTTTATTCTGGCAATACGTCTGCGGTATGGAGACAAGAGCTAGTTGAAAAAAGCATTCGGCATACTAATTATTTGGAAAAAGAACAGTTCATTTGGAGAAATGCTCAATTGACTGCAGAAGCCTTCGTCCATATTTTTTATGAGCAAACGAAGCGGCAAATTGCAGGTAAGCATTTTTATATTGCGGGATTTGGAAGGGTTGGCAAAGCAATTGCGCATACATTGCACCAATTGCAAGCTACTGTCACTGTAGTTGCCCGTTCAGAAGAACAGTTAGCAGAAGCAGGAGTACTAGGTTATAACACGCTGCAGCTGAATGAAACGACTATGTTCACAAACGGCTACTTAGTGAATACGGTTCCAGCCCAGTGGCTAGATATTAAACAAAGTGGTTCTGTGCCTGTTTTTGATGTGTCTTCAGCACCTGGGTGCCTAAAGCAGGGAGATTCCTCTGAATACTATACAATACACCTCAAATTGCCTGGGAAGCACTTTCCTAAGGACGCGGCAGCTGTCTTGGTTGACGCGGTTTTGAGAATGAGTATAGACGAAAGGGGAACTAAATGCTCAAAGGAAAACGAATCGGATTAG
- the pnp gene encoding polyribonucleotide nucleotidyltransferase, producing the protein MSEQKKVYTLDWAGRTLTIEAGQLAKQANGAVLVRYGETTVLSTVTASKKPKPLDFFPLTVNYEERMYSVGKIPGGFIKREGRPSENAVLTSRLIDRPIRPLFPDGFRNDVQVISLVMSVDQDCSSEISAMIGSSLALSISDIPFDGPIAGVQVGRIDGEFIVNPTPSQLETSEIDLVVAGTKDAINMVEAGAKEVTEDIMLEAIMFGHDQIKKLVEFQEMIIAEIGKPKFEIELFELDTDISKEVKDRCEKELITAIQTEEKHAREEAINEVKASVLEHYTEIEADETTIKQVKAVLEQMVKDEVRRLITVDKVRPDGRGLDEIRPLSSETGLLPRSHGSALFTRGQTQVLSVCTLGALGENQIIDGIGSDESKRFMHHYNFPNFSVGETGPIRGPGRREIGHGALGERALQPMLPDEVEFPYTMRLVAEVLESNGSSSQASICASTMAMMDAGVPLKAPVAGIAMGLIKKDEDYSILSDIQGMEDHLGDMDFKVAGTSKGITALQMDIKIDGLSRQILEESLAQAKIGRIKILDHMLTTISSTREELSEYAPKIIVIHIKPDKIRDVIGPGGKVINKIIEETQVKIDTEQDGTVYISSPNSEMNEKAKKMIENIVREAKVGEYYLAKVKRIEKFGAFLEIFPGKDGLLHISEIQEARTKEVEDVLKLDDELFVKVIEIDRQGRVNLSRKVVILEEKEKEQASKE; encoded by the coding sequence ATGTCAGAACAGAAAAAAGTTTATACACTCGATTGGGCTGGACGTACGCTAACAATCGAAGCCGGCCAACTTGCAAAGCAAGCTAATGGTGCTGTGCTCGTTCGTTATGGCGAAACAACAGTACTTTCTACGGTGACTGCTTCTAAAAAGCCGAAGCCTTTAGATTTCTTCCCCCTAACAGTAAATTATGAGGAACGTATGTACTCAGTAGGTAAAATTCCGGGTGGATTTATTAAGCGTGAAGGGCGTCCTTCAGAAAATGCGGTATTGACTAGTCGATTAATTGACCGTCCAATTAGACCTTTATTCCCAGATGGCTTCCGTAATGATGTTCAAGTTATTTCACTTGTTATGTCTGTAGATCAGGATTGTTCATCTGAGATTTCGGCAATGATCGGTTCTTCATTAGCTCTTTCCATTTCGGATATTCCATTTGATGGTCCGATTGCAGGTGTTCAAGTAGGTCGCATCGATGGAGAATTCATCGTTAATCCTACACCTAGCCAACTTGAAACATCTGAAATTGATTTGGTCGTAGCAGGAACAAAAGATGCAATCAACATGGTAGAAGCAGGAGCTAAAGAAGTGACTGAAGATATCATGCTAGAAGCAATTATGTTTGGTCATGATCAAATTAAGAAATTAGTCGAATTCCAAGAAATGATAATAGCTGAAATCGGTAAGCCAAAGTTTGAGATTGAGTTATTCGAATTGGATACAGACATCAGTAAAGAAGTGAAAGATCGTTGTGAAAAAGAATTAATAACAGCGATACAAACTGAAGAGAAGCATGCACGCGAAGAAGCGATCAATGAAGTGAAAGCATCCGTTCTTGAGCATTATACAGAAATCGAAGCAGATGAAACTACAATCAAGCAAGTGAAAGCAGTTCTAGAGCAAATGGTGAAAGATGAAGTACGCCGTCTGATTACAGTCGACAAAGTACGCCCAGATGGCCGTGGACTTGACGAAATACGTCCATTATCTTCTGAAACGGGTCTACTACCTCGCTCTCACGGTTCCGCATTATTCACACGTGGACAAACGCAAGTGCTAAGCGTATGTACATTAGGTGCGCTTGGTGAAAACCAAATTATTGATGGTATAGGCTCAGATGAGTCTAAGCGCTTCATGCACCATTATAACTTCCCAAACTTTAGTGTTGGGGAAACAGGACCAATTCGTGGTCCTGGCCGTCGTGAAATTGGTCACGGTGCGTTAGGAGAGCGAGCGTTGCAGCCTATGCTTCCGGATGAAGTAGAATTCCCTTACACAATGCGTCTCGTTGCAGAAGTATTGGAGTCTAATGGTTCTTCTTCACAAGCATCGATCTGTGCCTCTACAATGGCTATGATGGATGCTGGCGTACCACTTAAAGCACCAGTAGCAGGAATTGCTATGGGCTTGATCAAAAAGGATGAAGATTATTCTATTCTGTCGGATATTCAAGGAATGGAAGATCATTTAGGCGATATGGACTTTAAAGTAGCAGGTACAAGTAAAGGTATCACTGCACTTCAAATGGATATTAAAATCGACGGATTATCTCGTCAGATTTTAGAAGAATCTCTTGCGCAAGCAAAAATCGGCCGTATTAAAATTCTTGATCATATGTTGACAACAATTTCTTCAACACGTGAAGAATTGTCTGAATATGCACCGAAAATTATAGTGATTCATATTAAACCAGACAAAATCCGTGATGTAATCGGACCTGGCGGTAAAGTAATCAATAAAATTATCGAAGAAACTCAAGTGAAAATCGATACAGAGCAAGACGGAACGGTTTACATCTCGTCACCAAACTCTGAAATGAATGAGAAAGCTAAGAAGATGATTGAAAATATCGTACGTGAAGCAAAAGTAGGCGAGTACTACTTGGCAAAAGTTAAACGTATTGAGAAATTTGGCGCATTCTTAGAAATCTTCCCTGGCAAAGATGGTTTGCTTCATATTTCTGAAATTCAAGAAGCACGCACGAAAGAAGTGGAAGATGTACTTAAATTAGATGATGAGCTATTTGTAAAAGTAATTGAAATCGACAGACAAGGTCGAGTCAATCTTTCACGTAAAGTAGTCATTCTAGAAGAAAAAGAAAAAGAACAAGCTAGCAAAGAGTAA
- the asd gene encoding aspartate-semialdehyde dehydrogenase translates to MKNVNVAIVGATGAVGTKILEKLVERNFPATSIKLLASKRSAGNEIKAGGKTYIVQETTPDAFEGIDIAFFSAGGSISEKFAQDAVKSGAVVIDNTSAFRMDPNTPLVVPEVNPQELQNHSGIIANPNCSTIQMVAALKPIKDQYGLSKLIVSTYQAVSGAGVEAIEELEEQSKQFVNRSEIEAEVLPSASAKNHYPIAFNAIPQIDSFDESGYTLEELKMINETKKIFGDQNMAVAATCVRLPVVSGHSESVYIEIDQENVTVKDIQSLMENAPGIVLQDDPASQLYPMPLYAEDKDEVFVGRIRKDLDNPKGFHLWIVSDNLLKGAALNSVQIAEALIK, encoded by the coding sequence ATGAAGAATGTTAATGTTGCAATTGTCGGCGCAACGGGAGCGGTAGGAACAAAAATACTTGAGAAATTGGTGGAACGTAATTTTCCTGCAACTTCGATTAAGTTACTTGCATCCAAACGTTCTGCAGGCAATGAAATCAAAGCAGGTGGAAAAACGTACATTGTACAAGAAACGACACCGGATGCTTTTGAAGGTATTGACATTGCATTCTTTAGTGCAGGTGGGAGTATCTCTGAAAAGTTTGCACAAGATGCAGTGAAAAGTGGAGCAGTAGTAATTGATAATACAAGTGCATTCCGTATGGACCCTAACACACCGCTCGTAGTTCCTGAAGTGAATCCTCAAGAATTACAGAATCATTCAGGAATCATAGCGAACCCAAACTGTTCTACAATTCAAATGGTAGCAGCACTTAAGCCTATTAAAGATCAATATGGTCTTAGCAAGCTGATCGTATCTACTTATCAAGCAGTTTCAGGCGCTGGTGTTGAAGCAATAGAAGAATTGGAAGAGCAGAGCAAACAATTTGTGAATCGTAGTGAAATAGAAGCGGAAGTATTACCTTCGGCTTCAGCAAAGAATCATTATCCTATTGCGTTTAATGCAATTCCACAAATTGACTCATTTGACGAGTCTGGCTATACATTGGAAGAACTAAAGATGATCAATGAAACGAAGAAAATCTTTGGTGATCAAAATATGGCAGTTGCAGCTACATGTGTCAGACTTCCTGTTGTGTCTGGACATTCGGAATCAGTTTATATTGAAATCGATCAAGAGAATGTTACGGTTAAAGATATCCAGTCATTGATGGAAAATGCGCCGGGTATTGTACTTCAAGATGATCCAGCTTCACAACTATATCCGATGCCACTTTATGCAGAAGATAAGGATGAAGTATTTGTCGGAAGAATCCGTAAAGATCTGGATAACCCTAAAGGCTTCCATCTCTGGATAGTATCCGATAACTTATTAAAAGGTGCTGCACTGAACTCTGTACAAATCGCTGAGGCACTTATCAAATAA